The Mycobacterium sp. 3519A genome contains a region encoding:
- a CDS encoding anti-sigma factor codes for MTGRDAMDCNELVELVTAYLDGSLDPETRARFDMHLHDCDGCDNYLQQFRETVRTVGRISDDQLDPAFRSRLLDAFKDFR; via the coding sequence ATGACAGGCCGCGACGCAATGGATTGCAACGAACTGGTCGAGTTGGTCACTGCCTACCTCGACGGATCTCTCGACCCGGAGACCCGCGCGCGATTCGACATGCATCTGCACGACTGCGATGGCTGCGACAACTATCTTCAGCAGTTTCGCGAAACCGTACGCACCGTCGGCAGGATCTCCGACGACCAGCTCGACCCGGCCTTTCGCAGCCGGCTGCTCGATGCGTTCAAGGACTTCCGCTGA
- the trxA gene encoding thioredoxin — MATRDITAEQFNDTINDNEIVLVDFWASWCGPCRAFAPTFAASSEDHPDVVYAKVDTEAEQQLAAAADIRSIPTLMAFKKGKLVFNQPGALPPAALEELVQRVKEFDIDAAIAAQDNGEAK, encoded by the coding sequence GTGGCTACGCGAGACATCACCGCCGAACAGTTCAACGACACCATCAACGACAACGAAATCGTGCTGGTGGATTTCTGGGCATCGTGGTGTGGCCCATGTCGGGCGTTCGCGCCGACCTTCGCGGCGTCGTCGGAGGACCACCCCGACGTCGTGTATGCGAAGGTGGACACCGAGGCCGAGCAGCAGTTGGCTGCCGCCGCCGACATCCGTTCCATCCCGACGCTGATGGCGTTCAAGAAGGGCAAGCTGGTGTTCAACCAGCCCGGCGCGCTTCCGCCCGCCGCGCTCGAGGAATTGGTGCAGCGGGTCAAGGAGTTCGACATTGACGCCGCGATCGCGGCGCAGGACAACGGCGAAGCAAAGTAG
- a CDS encoding enoyl-CoA hydratase → MNFVLVDKPRPHVALVTLNRPERMNSMAFDVMVPLRKVLDELTYDNDTRVIVLTGAGRGFSSGADHKSAGAVPHIDGLTRPTFALRSMEVLDEVILALRKMHQPVIAAVNGAAIGGGLCLALACDIRIAASGAYFRAAGINNGLTASELGLSYLLPRAIGTSRAFELMLTGRDVDAEEAERIGLVSRTVPDDELLDVCYEFGERIAGFSRPGIELTKRTLWSGLDAASLEGHMQAEGLGQLFVRLLTGNFEEAVAARAENRAPIFTDDK, encoded by the coding sequence GTGAACTTTGTCCTAGTAGATAAGCCGCGGCCGCACGTCGCGCTGGTGACGCTGAACCGGCCAGAGCGAATGAACTCGATGGCGTTCGACGTCATGGTTCCGCTCAGGAAAGTGCTCGACGAGCTGACCTACGACAACGACACGCGGGTGATTGTGCTCACAGGAGCGGGCCGCGGGTTCTCGTCCGGTGCTGACCACAAGTCGGCCGGAGCCGTACCGCACATCGACGGGTTGACCCGGCCGACGTTCGCGCTGCGGTCGATGGAGGTCCTCGACGAGGTGATCCTGGCGCTGCGCAAGATGCACCAACCGGTCATCGCGGCGGTCAACGGCGCGGCGATCGGCGGCGGGCTGTGCCTGGCGCTCGCCTGCGATATCCGAATCGCAGCTTCCGGGGCATATTTCCGTGCCGCGGGCATCAACAACGGCCTGACTGCGAGCGAACTCGGGCTGTCGTATCTGCTGCCGCGGGCGATCGGGACGTCGAGGGCGTTCGAGTTGATGTTGACCGGACGTGACGTCGACGCCGAGGAGGCCGAGCGCATCGGGCTGGTGTCTAGGACGGTTCCTGACGACGAACTGCTCGACGTTTGCTACGAATTCGGCGAGCGGATCGCGGGGTTCTCGCGGCCGGGAATCGAGTTGACCAAGCGCACACTATGGAGTGGACTGGACGCCGCTAGCCTGGAAGGGCACATGCAGGCCGAAGGCCTGGGACAGCTCTTCGTCCGTTTGCTCACCGGCAACTTCGAAGAAGCGGTCGCCGCGCGCGCCGAGAACCGCGCGCCCATCTTCACCGACGACAAGTAA
- a CDS encoding ABC-F family ATP-binding cassette domain-containing protein yields the protein MITATDLEVRAGARTLLSTEGTALRVQPGDRIGLVGRNGAGKTTTMRILAGEGEPYAGTIARSGEIGYLPQDPKEGNLEVLARDRVLSARGLDTLLADLEKQQALMAEVADDATRDRAVRRYGQLEERFAALGGYAAESEAGRICASLGLPERVLTQPLRTLSGGQRRRVELSRILFAASDTGAGSATTLLLDEPTNHLDADSLGWLRDFLRGHTGGLVVISHNVELLADVVNRVWFLDAVRGEVDVYNMGWQKYLDARATDEQRRRRERANAERKASALRAQAAKMGAKATKAVAAQNMLRRADRMMAALDEERVADKVARIKFPTPAPCGRTPLVAKGLTKNYGSLEVFTGVDLAIDRGSRVVVLGLNGAGKTTLLRLLAGVETPDSGALEPGHGMKIGYFAQEHDTLDNMATVWENIRHAAPDTGEQDLRGLLGAFMFSGAQLDQPAGTLSGGEKTRLALAGLVASTANVLLLDEPTNNLDPASREQVLDALRSYAGAVVLVTHDPGAAEALDPQRVVLLPDGTEDFWSDEYRDLIELA from the coding sequence ATGATCACCGCAACGGACCTCGAGGTCCGCGCAGGCGCGCGCACGCTGCTGTCCACCGAGGGCACGGCGCTGCGGGTGCAGCCCGGTGACCGGATCGGACTTGTCGGGCGCAACGGCGCAGGCAAGACCACGACCATGCGCATCCTCGCGGGCGAAGGCGAACCGTATGCGGGCACGATCGCCCGCAGCGGGGAAATCGGCTACCTGCCACAGGATCCCAAAGAGGGCAACCTCGAGGTGTTGGCCCGGGACCGGGTGCTTTCGGCGCGCGGCCTGGACACCTTGCTGGCCGATCTGGAAAAGCAGCAGGCGCTGATGGCCGAGGTTGCCGACGACGCCACCCGGGACCGGGCGGTGCGCCGCTACGGCCAACTGGAGGAACGGTTCGCGGCACTCGGCGGCTACGCCGCCGAAAGCGAGGCGGGCCGCATCTGCGCGAGTCTCGGTCTGCCGGAACGTGTTCTGACTCAACCGCTTCGCACCCTCTCGGGTGGTCAGCGCCGTCGGGTCGAACTGTCCCGCATCCTGTTCGCGGCCAGCGACACAGGTGCGGGCTCGGCCACCACACTGTTGCTCGACGAGCCGACCAACCACCTCGACGCCGACTCGCTGGGCTGGCTGCGCGACTTCCTGCGTGGGCACACCGGCGGCCTCGTGGTGATCAGCCACAACGTCGAACTGCTCGCCGACGTCGTCAACCGGGTGTGGTTCCTCGACGCCGTCCGCGGCGAGGTCGACGTCTACAACATGGGCTGGCAGAAGTACCTCGACGCGCGGGCCACCGACGAACAACGCCGCCGCCGCGAACGCGCCAACGCCGAACGCAAAGCCTCAGCGCTGCGGGCCCAGGCCGCCAAGATGGGCGCAAAGGCTACCAAAGCCGTTGCCGCACAGAACATGCTGCGTCGCGCCGACCGGATGATGGCCGCCCTTGACGAGGAACGGGTGGCCGACAAAGTGGCCAGGATCAAGTTCCCGACCCCGGCGCCGTGTGGCCGCACGCCGTTGGTGGCGAAGGGTCTGACGAAGAACTACGGCTCGCTCGAGGTGTTCACCGGTGTCGACCTCGCGATCGACCGTGGTTCGCGCGTCGTGGTGCTCGGGCTCAACGGCGCGGGCAAAACCACGCTGTTGCGGTTGCTGGCGGGCGTCGAGACACCGGACTCCGGCGCGTTGGAACCCGGCCATGGAATGAAGATCGGCTACTTCGCGCAGGAGCACGACACGCTCGACAACATGGCGACGGTGTGGGAGAACATCCGCCATGCCGCGCCCGACACCGGTGAGCAGGATCTGCGGGGTCTGTTGGGCGCGTTCATGTTCAGCGGCGCGCAACTCGATCAACCCGCTGGCACGCTGTCCGGTGGTGAGAAGACACGGCTGGCACTTGCGGGCCTCGTCGCGTCGACCGCGAATGTGCTGCTGCTCGACGAACCGACCAACAACCTCGACCCGGCGTCGCGCGAGCAAGTGCTCGATGCGCTGCGCAGCTACGCGGGCGCGGTCGTGTTGGTGACGCACGATCCCGGCGCCGCCGAAGCGCTCGACCCGCAACGCGTTGTGTTGCTGCCGGACGGCACAGAGGACTTCTGGTCTGACGAATATCGGGATCTCATCGAACTGGCCTGA
- a CDS encoding helix-turn-helix domain-containing protein, which translates to MKKMNQSRDEVLNELRSAYEGGASIRSLVATTGRSYGSIHSMLRESGTTMRSRGGPNHRSRKAS; encoded by the coding sequence ATGAAGAAAATGAACCAGTCCCGGGACGAAGTGCTGAACGAGTTGCGCAGCGCCTACGAGGGGGGTGCAAGCATTCGTTCGTTGGTGGCGACCACCGGCCGCTCGTACGGGTCGATCCACAGCATGTTGCGTGAGTCGGGCACCACGATGCGCAGTCGTGGGGGCCCCAACCATCGCAGCCGCAAGGCGAGTTAG
- a CDS encoding TetR/AcrR family transcriptional regulator: MPRVTDDHLAARRRQILDGARRCFAEYGYDKATVRRLEQTIGLSRGAIFHHFRDKDTLFFELAREDAERMADVASREGLIQVMRDMLAAPEQFDWLATRLEIARKLRNDPAFNRGWSERSAELSAATNARLRRQKQAGRLRDDVPSAVLQTYLDLVLDGLVARLASGDDPEKLSAVLDLVEASVRQPS, encoded by the coding sequence ATGCCCCGGGTGACCGATGACCATCTGGCGGCGCGTCGACGCCAGATCCTCGACGGCGCCAGGCGGTGCTTCGCGGAATACGGCTACGACAAGGCGACCGTGCGGCGGCTCGAGCAGACGATCGGGCTGTCGCGCGGCGCCATCTTCCACCACTTCCGCGACAAGGACACGCTTTTCTTCGAGTTGGCCCGCGAGGACGCGGAGCGGATGGCCGACGTCGCGTCCCGCGAGGGTTTGATTCAGGTGATGCGCGACATGCTGGCCGCGCCCGAACAGTTCGACTGGCTGGCCACCCGGTTGGAGATCGCGCGGAAGTTGCGCAACGACCCGGCGTTCAACCGCGGCTGGTCGGAGCGGTCGGCCGAATTGTCGGCCGCCACCAACGCGCGACTGCGCAGACAGAAACAGGCGGGACGCCTACGCGACGACGTGCCGAGCGCGGTGCTGCAGACGTACCTGGACCTGGTACTGGACGGGCTGGTGGCGCGACTCGCTTCCGGCGACGACCCCGAAAAGCTCAGCGCCGTACTGGACCTCGTCGAGGCGTCAGTAAGACAGCCGTCCTAA
- the acnA gene encoding aconitate hydratase AcnA, whose translation MSSKDSVNSFGARDTLKVGDKSYQIYRLDAVPGAEKLPYSLKVLAENLLRTEDGANITKDHIEAIANWDPSADPSVEIQFTPARVIMQDFTGVPCIVDLATMREAVGELGGDPEKVNPLAPADLVIDHSVIADLFGRADAFERNVEIEYERNGERYQFLRWGQGAFNDFKVVPPGTGIVHQVNIEYLASVVMARGDAQGNITAYPDTCVGTDSHTTMENGLGVLGWGVGGIEAEAAMLGQPVSMLIPRVVGFKLTGERRPGVTATDVVLTVTEMLRKHGVVGKFVEFYGEGVAEVPLANRATLGNMSPEFGSTAAIFPIDEVTIDYLKMTGRSDEQLALVEAYAKEQGLWHDPKREPKFSEYIELDLGDVVASIAGPKRPQDRIALSDAKTAFRKDIHNYVEENLPVEHTKVDEAVEESFPASDPVSLSFADEDAVIPSAAVNSNGRPSKPVEIKNSERGDCIIDHGAVVIAAITSCTNTSNPEVMLGAALLAKNAVEKGLTSKPWVKTTMAPGSQVVTDYYEKAGLWPYLEKLGFYLVGYGCTTCIGNSGPLPEDISKAINDADLSVTAVLSGNRNFEGRINPDVKMNYLASPPLVIAYALAGTMDFDFESEPLGKDTDGNEVFLKDIWPSQKDIDATIASAINTEMFVKNYADVFKGDERWRNLPTPSGNTFEWAADSTYVRKPPYFDGMPAEPQPVTDITGARVLALLGDSVTTDHISPAGSIKPGTPAAQYLDEHGVDKKDYNSYGSRRGNHEVMIRGTFANIRLRNQLLDDVSGGYTRDFTNGGEQAFIYDAAQNYAAQDIPLVVLGGKEYGSGSSRDWAAKGTSLLGVRAVITESFERIHRSNLIGMGVIPLQFPEGESAASLKLDGTETFDITGIEALNEGKTPKTVHVTATKEDGSKVEFDAVVRIDTPGEADYYRNGGILQYVLRNMLKS comes from the coding sequence GTGAGCAGCAAAGATTCGGTTAATTCATTCGGGGCCCGCGACACATTGAAGGTCGGGGACAAGAGCTATCAGATCTACCGCCTCGACGCGGTTCCCGGTGCCGAGAAACTTCCTTACAGCCTCAAGGTGCTCGCTGAGAATCTGCTGCGCACCGAGGACGGCGCCAACATCACCAAGGACCACATCGAGGCCATCGCCAATTGGGATCCGTCGGCCGACCCGAGCGTCGAGATCCAGTTCACGCCCGCGCGGGTGATCATGCAGGACTTCACCGGCGTGCCATGCATCGTCGACCTGGCCACCATGCGTGAGGCCGTCGGCGAGTTGGGCGGCGACCCCGAGAAGGTCAACCCGCTTGCGCCTGCGGACCTGGTGATCGACCACTCCGTGATCGCCGACCTCTTCGGCCGCGCCGACGCGTTCGAGCGCAACGTCGAGATCGAGTACGAGCGCAACGGTGAGCGCTACCAGTTCCTGCGCTGGGGGCAGGGCGCGTTCAACGACTTCAAGGTGGTGCCTCCCGGCACCGGCATCGTGCACCAGGTCAACATCGAATACCTGGCCAGCGTGGTGATGGCACGCGGTGACGCGCAAGGAAATATCACCGCCTACCCCGACACCTGCGTCGGCACCGACAGCCACACCACGATGGAGAACGGTCTGGGGGTCCTGGGCTGGGGCGTCGGCGGTATCGAGGCCGAGGCCGCGATGCTCGGCCAGCCGGTGTCGATGCTCATCCCCCGCGTCGTCGGCTTCAAGCTGACCGGCGAGCGGCGGCCCGGTGTCACCGCCACCGACGTGGTACTCACCGTCACCGAGATGCTGCGCAAGCACGGCGTGGTCGGCAAGTTCGTCGAGTTCTACGGTGAGGGCGTCGCCGAGGTGCCGTTGGCCAACCGCGCCACGCTGGGCAACATGAGCCCCGAATTCGGCTCCACCGCAGCGATTTTCCCGATCGACGAGGTCACGATCGACTACCTGAAGATGACCGGGCGCAGCGACGAGCAGCTGGCGTTGGTGGAGGCGTACGCCAAGGAACAGGGCCTGTGGCACGACCCGAAGCGCGAGCCGAAGTTCTCCGAGTACATCGAGCTCGATCTCGGTGACGTGGTGGCATCGATCGCCGGGCCGAAACGGCCGCAGGACCGTATCGCGCTGTCCGACGCGAAGACCGCGTTCCGCAAGGACATTCACAATTACGTCGAGGAGAACCTGCCCGTCGAGCACACCAAGGTCGACGAAGCCGTCGAGGAATCCTTCCCGGCCAGCGATCCCGTGTCGCTGTCCTTCGCCGACGAGGACGCCGTCATCCCGTCCGCGGCGGTCAACTCGAACGGCAGGCCGAGCAAGCCGGTCGAGATCAAGAACTCCGAGCGGGGCGACTGCATCATCGATCACGGCGCGGTGGTGATCGCGGCGATCACGTCGTGCACCAACACCTCCAACCCCGAGGTGATGCTGGGCGCCGCCCTGCTGGCTAAAAATGCAGTCGAGAAGGGGCTGACGTCAAAGCCGTGGGTGAAGACCACGATGGCGCCGGGGTCGCAGGTCGTCACGGACTACTACGAGAAGGCCGGCCTGTGGCCGTATCTGGAGAAGCTCGGCTTCTACCTCGTCGGCTACGGCTGCACAACCTGCATCGGCAACTCCGGCCCCCTGCCAGAGGACATCAGCAAGGCGATCAACGATGCGGACCTGTCGGTGACGGCGGTGCTGTCGGGTAACCGCAACTTCGAGGGCCGCATCAACCCGGACGTGAAGATGAACTATCTCGCGTCGCCTCCGCTGGTGATCGCCTACGCGCTGGCGGGCACCATGGATTTCGACTTCGAATCCGAGCCGCTCGGCAAAGACACCGACGGCAACGAGGTGTTCCTGAAGGACATCTGGCCGTCACAGAAGGACATCGACGCCACCATCGCCTCGGCAATCAATACCGAGATGTTCGTCAAGAACTACGCCGACGTGTTCAAGGGCGACGAGCGGTGGCGCAACCTGCCGACCCCGAGCGGCAACACGTTCGAGTGGGCAGCGGATTCGACGTACGTGCGCAAGCCTCCGTACTTCGACGGGATGCCCGCCGAGCCGCAGCCGGTGACCGACATCACCGGCGCCAGGGTGCTTGCGCTGCTGGGCGATTCGGTGACCACCGACCACATCTCCCCGGCGGGCAGCATCAAGCCGGGCACACCGGCTGCTCAGTACCTCGACGAGCACGGCGTTGACAAGAAGGACTACAACTCCTACGGCTCGCGGCGCGGCAACCACGAGGTGATGATCCGCGGCACGTTCGCCAACATCAGGTTGCGCAACCAACTGCTCGACGACGTGTCCGGCGGCTATACCCGCGACTTCACCAACGGCGGCGAGCAGGCGTTCATCTACGACGCGGCGCAAAACTATGCGGCGCAGGACATTCCGCTGGTGGTGCTGGGCGGCAAGGAATACGGGTCCGGTTCGTCGCGCGACTGGGCGGCCAAGGGCACCAGCCTGCTGGGCGTGCGTGCGGTCATCACCGAGTCGTTCGAGCGCATCCACCGCTCGAACCTGATCGGCATGGGCGTCATACCGTTGCAGTTCCCCGAGGGTGAGTCGGCGGCGTCGCTGAAGCTGGACGGCACCGAGACGTTCGACATCACCGGCATCGAGGCGCTCAATGAGGGCAAGACGCCGAAGACTGTGCACGTCACCGCCACCAAGGAAGACGGTTCGAAGGTCGAGTTCGACGCGGTGGTCCGCATCGACACGCCAGGTGAGGCGGATTACTACCGCAACGGCGGCATCCTGCAGTACGTGCTGCGCAACATGTTGAAGTCGTAA
- a CDS encoding DUF6676 family protein: protein MTGPHVIPFPPTYIPPQVCATVGKDASTPPDACMDLVLADVRDDGVSASATQDKAGLSAVVADAKQKGIDLKIVVLDQSPPIDTPLRDIATEVGKVYPGSTVLVISPGWAGTYSPTYDRVTLEAGQDVAKTPDAVQSSKNFVSELTTPHFPWTPFTIVVVLAVIAAVVGTRALQVKAKRAATREQA from the coding sequence GTGACCGGACCGCACGTGATTCCGTTCCCGCCGACGTACATCCCGCCGCAGGTGTGCGCGACCGTGGGGAAGGACGCCTCGACGCCACCGGACGCCTGCATGGACCTCGTGCTTGCCGACGTTCGCGATGACGGTGTGAGCGCGTCGGCGACCCAGGACAAGGCCGGACTCAGCGCCGTCGTCGCCGATGCCAAACAGAAGGGCATCGACCTCAAGATCGTGGTGCTCGATCAGAGTCCGCCGATCGACACCCCGTTGCGCGATATCGCGACCGAGGTGGGCAAGGTATATCCGGGTTCGACCGTGTTGGTGATCAGCCCGGGGTGGGCGGGCACCTACAGCCCGACCTACGACCGGGTCACGCTCGAGGCGGGTCAGGACGTCGCGAAGACCCCGGATGCCGTGCAGTCGTCGAAGAATTTCGTCAGCGAGTTGACGACGCCACATTTCCCATGGACGCCATTCACCATTGTCGTCGTGCTTGCGGTGATTGCTGCGGTTGTCGGCACCCGCGCGCTGCAGGTCAAAGCGAAGCGCGCCGCTACCCGCGAGCAGGCCTGA
- the ripA gene encoding NlpC/P60 family peptidoglycan endopeptidase RipA: MRRTPRVSAVTLAIGMLLTTPGLAVAQPGSPDSLGALVAAVANANQKLQELGAAIQAQQESVNKAIVDVQTARDNAAAAQQEVDASARRVADANTAIAAAQQRFDTFAAATYVNGPSNSYLTAADPADMLNTAAAGQTLSASAQQVMTNLQRARTEQVNKESAARLAKQNADKAVADAEARQQDAVTALTNAQQTFKSQQTDLDRLTAERAAAQAKLDEARNWSAQAAGKPPAAPAAAAVGDANANWDRAPGARAGAGNWDSLWDPTLPAIPSAFVSGDPIAIINTILGYMSTSAQVTQQMGRNFLQSIGLLPTPSGYTNGAIPRVYGRQATEYVINRGLAVRGTPYSWGGGNAAGASRGIDSGANTVGFDCSGLMLYMFAGVGIKLDHYSGSQYNAGRKVPSSQMRRGDMIFYGPNASQHVAMYLGDGQMLEAPYTGSVVKVSPVRTSGMTPYVTRMIEW; the protein is encoded by the coding sequence ATGAGACGCACCCCTCGGGTCAGCGCGGTGACGCTTGCCATCGGCATGCTGCTCACGACCCCCGGTCTCGCCGTTGCGCAACCGGGTAGTCCCGACTCCCTCGGTGCGCTCGTCGCGGCGGTCGCCAACGCCAACCAGAAGCTGCAGGAGCTCGGCGCAGCCATTCAGGCGCAACAGGAGAGCGTCAACAAGGCAATCGTCGACGTGCAGACGGCGAGGGACAACGCCGCGGCCGCCCAGCAGGAAGTCGACGCCAGCGCGCGGCGGGTTGCCGACGCCAACACCGCGATCGCGGCGGCGCAGCAGCGCTTCGACACCTTCGCTGCCGCAACGTATGTCAACGGACCGTCGAACTCATACCTGACCGCAGCCGATCCGGCGGACATGCTCAACACGGCCGCCGCAGGCCAGACCTTGTCGGCCAGCGCACAGCAGGTGATGACGAACCTGCAGCGGGCGCGCACCGAGCAGGTGAACAAGGAGTCGGCGGCGCGACTGGCCAAGCAGAACGCGGACAAGGCCGTCGCCGACGCCGAGGCCAGGCAACAGGACGCGGTGACAGCGCTGACCAATGCGCAGCAGACGTTCAAGAGTCAGCAGACGGATCTGGATCGGTTGACGGCCGAACGTGCCGCAGCCCAGGCCAAACTCGACGAGGCGCGCAACTGGTCGGCGCAGGCCGCCGGTAAACCGCCCGCCGCACCCGCCGCGGCGGCCGTCGGTGACGCGAACGCCAACTGGGATCGCGCGCCAGGCGCCCGTGCCGGCGCAGGCAACTGGGACTCGCTGTGGGATCCGACGCTGCCTGCGATTCCGAGCGCATTCGTCAGCGGCGACCCGATCGCGATCATCAACACGATCCTCGGCTACATGTCCACCTCGGCGCAGGTGACCCAGCAGATGGGGCGCAACTTCCTGCAGTCGATCGGCCTGCTGCCGACCCCGAGCGGCTACACCAACGGCGCGATCCCGCGGGTGTACGGCAGGCAGGCAACCGAATACGTGATCAACCGCGGCCTCGCGGTGCGCGGCACGCCGTACTCGTGGGGTGGCGGCAACGCCGCGGGAGCCAGCCGCGGTATCGACTCCGGCGCCAACACAGTCGGTTTCGACTGTTCCGGGTTGATGCTCTACATGTTCGCCGGTGTCGGCATCAAGCTCGACCACTACTCGGGCTCCCAATACAACGCGGGCCGTAAGGTGCCGTCCTCGCAGATGCGCCGGGGCGACATGATTTTCTACGGCCCCAACGCCAGCCAGCACGTCGCGATGTACCTGGGCGACGGCCAGATGCTCGAGGCTCCGTACACGGGGTCCGTGGTGAAGGTCTCGCCCGTGCGCACCAGCGGTATGACGCCATACGTGACCCGAATGATCGAATGGTGA
- the ripB gene encoding NlpC/P60 family peptidoglycan endopeptidase RipB, whose amino-acid sequence MVILLRRLTIGLLVSVALLLGLAIPAVAAPDDGQWDPTLPKIISSGAPGDPVAAANAAFSVSQLAIQTTQNLGQQFLASIGLGGSPATAAMPSGGRVRGPQAIEYVIRRAGSQIGVPYSWGGGSLTGPSEGVDQDAGKVGYDCSGLTRFAFAGVGVQIPKYSGDQYNTGRPIQPSQAKRGDLIFYGPGGSQHVAIFLGGGKMLEASSAAGHVTISPVRTAGMSPHLSRMIDS is encoded by the coding sequence ATGGTGATTCTCCTGCGCCGCTTAACAATTGGACTATTGGTTTCCGTCGCGCTGCTGCTCGGCCTTGCGATACCCGCAGTGGCGGCCCCAGACGACGGGCAATGGGACCCGACCCTGCCGAAGATCATCAGCTCGGGTGCGCCCGGCGATCCGGTGGCGGCGGCGAACGCCGCATTCTCGGTGAGCCAGTTGGCCATTCAGACCACGCAGAACCTCGGCCAGCAGTTCCTGGCCAGCATCGGCCTCGGCGGAAGCCCCGCCACCGCGGCCATGCCTTCCGGTGGACGCGTGCGCGGCCCGCAGGCGATCGAGTACGTGATTCGCCGCGCCGGTTCGCAGATCGGTGTGCCCTACTCGTGGGGCGGCGGATCGTTGACCGGCCCCAGCGAAGGCGTGGACCAGGACGCGGGCAAGGTCGGCTACGACTGTTCGGGGCTGACCCGGTTCGCCTTCGCGGGTGTCGGCGTGCAGATCCCGAAGTATTCGGGCGACCAGTACAACACCGGCCGCCCCATCCAGCCGTCCCAGGCCAAGCGCGGCGACCTGATCTTCTACGGGCCGGGCGGCAGCCAGCACGTCGCGATCTTCCTGGGCGGCGGCAAGATGCTCGAAGCGTCCAGTGCGGCAGGCCACGTCACGATCAGCCCGGTACGCACCGCGGGTATGTCGCCCCATCTGTCCCGCATGATCGATTCCTGA
- a CDS encoding MoxR family ATPase, protein MTSPSGPPQGAGGYSGQAPTQAYNPGTPGTHAAPPTNGGLQQEVHTLERAIFEVKRIIVGQDQLVERMLVGLLAKGHVLLEGVPGVAKTLAVETFAKVVGGTFARIQFTPDLVPTDIIGTRIYRQGKEEFDIELGPVVVNFLLADEINRAPAKVQSALLEVMAERKISIGGKTFPLPAPFLVMATQNPIEQEGVYALPEAQRDRFLFKLNIDYPSPEEEREIVYRMGVKPPEPKQILAPGDLLRLQDVAANTFVHHALVDYVVRIVTATRSPEKFGMPDAKAWIAYGASPRASLGIIAAARALALVRGRDYVIPQDVVEVIPDVLRHRLVLTYDALADEISAETVINRILQTVALPQVNAIPQQGHSVPPVMPTAAAAAGNR, encoded by the coding sequence ATGACGTCACCGAGTGGGCCACCGCAGGGCGCTGGGGGTTATTCCGGACAGGCGCCGACCCAGGCCTACAACCCCGGGACCCCCGGCACGCATGCCGCGCCGCCGACCAACGGAGGCCTGCAACAAGAGGTCCACACCCTCGAGCGCGCCATCTTCGAGGTCAAGCGGATCATCGTCGGCCAGGACCAGTTGGTCGAGCGAATGCTGGTCGGTCTGCTCGCCAAGGGGCACGTGCTGCTCGAAGGTGTGCCCGGCGTGGCGAAGACGCTGGCCGTCGAGACGTTCGCCAAGGTGGTCGGCGGCACCTTCGCCCGCATCCAGTTCACCCCGGACCTGGTGCCCACCGACATCATCGGTACCCGCATCTACCGGCAGGGCAAAGAGGAGTTCGACATCGAACTCGGTCCTGTGGTGGTCAACTTCCTGCTCGCCGACGAGATCAACCGCGCACCCGCCAAGGTGCAGTCGGCACTGCTCGAGGTGATGGCCGAGCGCAAGATCTCGATCGGCGGCAAGACCTTCCCGCTGCCCGCCCCGTTCCTGGTGATGGCCACGCAGAACCCCATCGAGCAGGAGGGTGTCTACGCGCTGCCCGAGGCCCAGCGGGACCGCTTCCTGTTCAAGCTCAACATCGACTACCCGTCGCCTGAAGAGGAGCGCGAGATCGTCTACCGGATGGGCGTCAAGCCGCCGGAGCCCAAGCAGATCCTCGCCCCCGGCGACCTGCTGCGCCTGCAGGACGTGGCGGCCAACACCTTCGTGCATCACGCGCTCGTCGACTACGTGGTGCGCATCGTCACCGCGACCCGCTCGCCGGAGAAGTTCGGCATGCCCGACGCCAAGGCGTGGATCGCCTACGGCGCCTCACCGCGTGCATCGCTCGGCATCATCGCGGCGGCCCGCGCGCTGGCGTTGGTGCGGGGCCGCGACTACGTGATCCCGCAGGACGTCGTCGAGGTCATTCCCGACGTGCTGCGCCACCGGCTCGTACTGACCTATGACGCGCTGGCTGACGAGATCTCGGCCGAGACCGTGATCAACCGGATCCTGCAGACCGTCGCGCTGCCTCAGGTGAATGCCATTCCGCAGCAAGGACATTCGGTGCCGCCGGTGATGCCCACCGCGGCGGCCGCCGCCGGTAATCGGTGA